From Megalops cyprinoides isolate fMegCyp1 chromosome 18, fMegCyp1.pri, whole genome shotgun sequence, one genomic window encodes:
- the LOC118793417 gene encoding large neutral amino acids transporter small subunit 2-like: MTDGPRQRGNKAGESAGDAAKDAGASGVALKKEIGLVSACGIIVGNIIGSGIFVSPKGVLENASSVGLALIVWIITGIITAIGALCYAELGVTIPKSGGDYSYVKDIFGGLAGFLRLWIAVLVIYPTNQAVIALTFSNYVLQPLFPTCLPPENGLRLLAAVCLLLLTWVNCSSVRWATRVQDIFTAGKLLALALIIIMGVVQICKGEYYWLEPANAFESFQEYDVGLIALAFLQGSFAYGGWNFLNYVTEELVDPYTNLPRAIFISIPLVTFVYVFANIAYVTAMSPQELLASNAVAVTFGEKLLGVMAWIMPISVALSTFGGVNGSLFTSSRLFFAGAREGHLPSLLAMIHVKRCTPIPALLFTCLSTLLMLCTSDMYTLINYVGFINYLFYGVTVAGQIVLRIKQPDMHRPIKVSLVWPVIYLLFWAFLLIFSLYSEPVVCGIGLAIMLTGVPVYFLGVYWDNKPQCFNTFIDKMTYAGQKFCVVVYPAEEGGGDTESEAERDGGKEERCPLSEEEGGAVKSAEC; the protein is encoded by the exons ATGACTGACGGTCCGAGACAGAGGGGAAACAAGGCAGGCGAATCGGCCGGCGACGCGGCGAAGGACGCGGGCGCCTCCGGGGTGGCTCTGAAGAAGGAGATCGGCCTTGTGAGCGCCTGCGGGATTATTGTGG GTAACATCATCGGGTCGGGGATCTTTGTGAGCCCGAAGGGGGTTCTGGAGAATGCGAGCTCGGTGGGTCTGGCGCTGATTGTCTGGATCATCACCGGCATCATCACCGCCATCGGGGCGCTGTGCTACGCCGAGCTCGGCGTCACCATCCCCAAATCCGGCGGGGACTACTCCTATGTCAAGGACATCTTCGGAGGACTAGCGGG GTTCCTGCGCCTCTGGATCGCGGTGCTGGTGATCTACCCGACCAATCAGGCGGTGATCGCCCTCACCTTCTCCAATTACGTCCTGCAGCCACTGTTCCCCACCTGTCTACCCCCGGAGAACGGCCTCCGCCTCCTGGCTGCGGTCTGCCTGT tgctgctgacCTGGGTTAACTGCTCCAGTGTGCGATGGGCAACCCGGGTTCAGGACATCTTCACGGCGGGGAAGCTTCTGGCCCTGGCCCTCATCATTATCATGGGTGTGGTGCAGATCTGCAAAG gggagTACTACTGGCTGGAGCCAGCCAACGCCTTTGAGAGTTTTCAGGAGTATGACGTGGGGCTGATCGCCCTGGCCTTCCTGCAGGGCTCCTTCGCCTACGGCGGCTGGAACTTCCTCAATTACGTGACAGAGGAGCTGGTTGACCCCTACAC gaACCTGCCCCGCGCCATCTTCATCTCCATCCCGCTGGTGACCTTCGTCTACGTCTTCGCCAACATCGCCTACGTCACCGCCATGAGCCCCCAGGAGCTGCTGGCCTCCAACGCCGTCGCCGTG acgTTTGGGGAAAAGTTACTGGGGGTGATGGCATGGATCATGCCCATCTCTGTGGCCCTCTCGACCTTCGGAGGGGTCAATGGCTCCCTCTTTACCTCGTCCCG GCTGTTCTTTGCGGGGGCCAGAGAGGGTCACCTCCCCAGCCTGCTGGCCATGATCCACGTCAAGCGCTGCACTCCCATCCCAGCCCTGCTCTTCACC TGTCTCTCCACCCTGTTGATGCTCTGTACCAGTGACATGTACACGCTCATCAACTACGTGGGCTTCATCAACTACCTCTTCTACGGAGTGACTGTCGCCGGGCAGATCGTGCTGCGCATCAAACAGCCCGACATGCACCGGCCAATCAAG gtTAGCCTTGTGTGGCCGGTGATCTACCTGCTATTCTGGGCTttcctcctcatcttctcccTGTACTCGGAGCCCGTGGTGTGTGGCATCGGCCTGGCCATCATGCTCACCGGCGTCCCCGTCTACTTCCTGGGCGTGTACTGGGACAACAAGCCCCAGTGCTTCAACACCTTCATCG ataAGATGACATACGCGGGCCAGAAGTTTTGTGTGGTGGTGTACCCagcagaggaagggggtggagacacagagagcgaggcagagagggacggagggaaggaggagaggtgTCCTCTctcagaggaggagggtggggcgGTGAAATCGGCAGAGTGCTGa
- the LOC118793528 gene encoding GTPase IMAP family member 8-like, whose protein sequence is MAARKGNRLLFWQKDSQGEERQGSVGQGEESGGSIGEGVRVSELRLVLLGGRNSGKSSAGNTILGRTEFQTDAVVSTCVWGQGEVSGGWSVAVVDTPGCDYFTRKPPPGWIRSETVRSVSLCPPGPHAFLLVFPVGGDIIWSRVEEYMGFLGPTVWRHTLVLFTCGDRLGLSSIEQHISHTGGALRKLLDRCENRYHVFNNSRRGDRAQVTQLLQKVQSMMGSRAGCYRSPQLHTELGQTQQQSKALHTGGAQSLPVSPESPLSPEKEKVEETGAQSNASLLGQTDTHLQGPTEERPGLGGRLEAGGPLSHQNCGELRVVLLGGRNVGKSSAGNTILGREVFDTQKVIRECVKGQREVHGGLVTVVDTPGWVYYNFKTIPQWLKCKTMKSVKLCPPGPHAFLLVVPLSFPINRKAINEYMMIFGETVWTHTIVLFTFGDFLGNTTIEQHFKTEGQALQWLVEKCGNRYHVLNNKDMENHSQVAELLEKIEERARYGITYKNIDLSQWLEGDVEEGGEDASIWKLEEKKEMEEILHQCSALESALSKLTKVRAEKERKAHERIKELTKRSKEKMERPDAKERMRGKSQEAETSTHPVREKILFTMGGETPSPVSPASPCVSELRLVLLGRTGAGKSAAGNTILGREEFVSQVSSSPVTIKRPHAFLLVIPVGRFTGEERGVLDRVLGVFGEGAVGHTMVLFTHGDELRDRTIEEFIQTGSEDLRWLVEKCGNRYHVLSNNSMGDGTQVTQLLQKVEEMVAGQNGSHYCSDTYMRAESKIIGSEAGKSLSGMNIPV, encoded by the exons ATGGCTGCTCGCAAGGGGAACCGTCTGCTTTTCTGGCAGAAGGACA gtcagggagaggagagacagggatcAGTAGGtcagggagaggagagcggaGGCTCGATAGGTGAGGGTGTCCGTGTGTCTGAGCTCAggctggtgctgctggggggCAGAAACTCAGGGAAGAGCTCGGCgggaaacaccatcctgggcagaaCAGAGTTTCAGACCGATGCGGTGGTCAGCACCTGCGTGTGGGGGCAGGGTGAGGTCAGCGGGGGCTGGTCAGTCGCCGTGGTGGACACCCCGGGGTGTGACTACTTCACACGGAAGCCCCCCCCGGGCTGGATTAGATCAGAGACGGTGCGCAGCGTGTCCCTGTGCCCCCCCGGTCCTCACGCTTTCCTGCTGGTCTTCCCCGTGGGCGGGGACATCATTTGGAGCAGAGTGGAGGAGTACATGGGCTTCCTGGGGCCGACGGTCTGGAGGCACACCCTGGTGCTGTTCACCTGCGGGGACCGGCTGGGCCTCTCCAGCATAGAGCAGCACATCTCCCACACAGGCGGGGCCTTGCGGAAGCTGCTCGACAGGTGTGAGAACAGGTACCACGTCTTCAACAACAGCAGAAGGGGGGATCGGGCCCAGGTGacgcagctgctgcagaaggtGCAAAGTATGATGGGAAGCCGGGCCGGCTGCTACCGCTCCCCTCAGCTGCACACTGAGCTGGGACAGACCCAGCAGCAGAGCAAAGCCCTGCACACAGGAGGAGCACAGAGTCTACCTG TCTCCCCAGAGAGTCCACTCTCCCCAGAGAAGGAAAAGGTGGAGGAGACCGGAGCTCAGAGTAACGCGTCCCTgctgggacagacagacacccacCTGCAGGGGCCCACAGAGGAGAGGCCGGGGCTGGGAGGGAGGCTGGAGGCCGGAGGCCCACTGTCCCATCAAAACTGTGGGG agctgagagtTGTGCTGCTGGGGGGCAGAAATGTCGGGAAGAgctcagcaggaaacaccatcctgggcagagaggtgTTTGACACGCAGAAAGTGATCAGGGAATGTGTAAAAGGACAGCGGGAGGTACATGGAGGGCTGGTCACTGTGGTCGACACGCCAGGATGGGTCTACTACAACTTCAAAACAATTCCACAGTGGCTGAAATGCAAAACGATGAAAAGTGTGAAGCTCTGTCCACCAGGACCCCATGCATTCCTCCTggttgtccctctctcttttcccatCAACAGGAAagcaataaatgaatatatgatgATTTTTGGTGAGACAGTCTGGACACACACTATAGTGCTCTTCACTTTTGGAGACTTCCTGGGAAATACAACCATTGAGCAGCACTTTAAAACTGAAGGACAAGCCCTCCAGTGGCTTGTTGAAAAATGTGGGAACAGATATCATGTTCTGAACAACAAGGACATGGAGAATCACTCCCAGGTTGCAGAACTCctggagaagatagaggagagggCAAGATATGGaatcacatacaaaaatattgaCCTCTCCCAGTGGTTGGAAGGAGAtgtggaggaagggggagaggacGCATCAATATGGAAgctggaggaaaagaaagagatggaagaAATTCTACACCAGTGCAGTGCACTGGAGAGTGCTCTGAGCAAGCTGACAAAGGTCcgagcagagaaagagagaaaagcacacGAGAGGATTAAAGAGCTCACCAAAAGGAGCaaggagaagatggagagaCCTGACGCAaaggagaggatgagagggaagtcacaggaagcagagacatCGACCCATCCTGTGAGGGAGAAGATACTCTTTACAA TGGGTGGAGAGACTCCCAGTCCGGTCTCCCCAgcgtctccctgtgtctctgagcTCAGGCTGGTTCTGCTGGGTCGCACTGGGGCTGGGAAGAGtgcagcaggaaacaccatcctgggcagagaggagtttgtgTCCCAGGTCAGCTCGTCTCCAGTGACCATAAAGA GACCCCACGCCTTCCTCCTGGTCATTCCAGTGGGCAGATTcacaggggaggagaggggcgtgCTGGACAGGGTCCTGGGAGTGTTTGGAGAGGGTGCAGTGGGACATACCATGGTGCTTTTCACCCATGGGGATGAACTGAGGGACAGGACCATTGAGGAGTTTATCCAGACAGGGAGTGAGGACCTCCGCTGGCTggtagagaaatgtgggaacaggtatcatgttctgAGCAATAACAGCATGGGAGATGGCACTCAGGTCACACAGCTACTGcagaaggtggaggagatggtggcaggacaaaatggcagccattaCTGCAGTGACACCTACATGAGGGCAGAATCTAAAATCATagga AGTGAGGCTGGGAAAAGCCTGTCTGGCATGAATATTCCAGTGTGA
- the LOC118793529 gene encoding GTPase IMAP family member 2-like — MAAPTREIPPQGSQCCVAESPPAGHQCPANRLVLLGRTGAGKSAAGNTILGREEFVSQASSLPVTIKSDKKRGRVAGRRVSVVDTPDWFCPGLSVGEMKRDVGLCFNLSSPGPHAFLLVIPVSRSHQEFKDTLQREQEIFGEGFFAHTLVLFTHVDRLRGGSLEGYIQTGGVELRKCVARCRQGCHALDNTDRNNRVQVAELLRKLEEAMAQSNSAFYRWEEPREDTPQPGQRDTHLQGPTEPRPGQGGRLEAHCPIKAVGVKEEQLRSLEERGAAEQGLQRAQEDREELGGAAERGEQEERHCTENETHREFRPSPASHKPARHREALQELREMVGQVSTLMERLRMTYEEEAREEAERHRETLQQLTHLVDRCDPFFGLQAKYT; from the exons ATGGCAGCACCGACCCGAGAGATCCCTCCACAG GGGAGCCAGTGCTGTGTTGCTGAATCACCACCTGCAGGCCACCAGTGTCCAGCTAACAG GCTGGTTCTGCTGGGTCGCACTGGGGCTGGGAAGAGtgcagcaggaaacaccatcctgggcagagaggagtttgtgTCCCAGGCCAGCTCACTTCCAGTGACCATAAAGAGTGACAAGAAGAGAGGGCGTGTTGCCGGGAGACGGGTATCTGTGGTGGACACTCCAGACTGGTTCTGTCCTGGACTCTCTGTGGGGGAGATGAAGCGGGATGTGGGGCTCTGTTTTAACCTCTCCTCCCCAGGACCCCACGCCTTCCTCCTGGTCATTCCAGTGAGTAGATCACACCAAGAGTTTAAAGACACCctacagagagagcaggagattTTTGGGGAGGGTTTCTTTGCGCACACGCTGGTCCTCTTCACTCACGTGGACAGGCTGAGGGGTGGCAGCCTGGAGGGGTACATCCAAACAGGCGGGGTGGAGCTGCGGAAGTGTGTGGCACGCTGTCGCCAAGGCTGCCACGCCCTCGACAACACCGACAGAAACAATCGCGTTCAGGTGGCCGAGCTGCTGAGGAAGCTGGAGGAGGCCATGGCTCAGAGTAACAGCGCCTTCTACCGCTGGGAGGAGCCCCGGGAGGACACACCCCAGCCGGGACAGAGAGACACCCACCTGCAGGGGCCCACAGAACCGAGGccggggcagggagggaggctgGAGGCCCACTGCCCCATCAAAGCTGTGGGGGTGAAGGAGGAGCAGCTCAGATcgctggaggagaggggggcggcTGAGCAGGGGCTGCAGAGAGCACAGGAGGACCGAGAGGAGCTGGGAGGAGCAGcggagaggggagagcaggaggagagacacTGCACAGAGAATGAGACACACAGGGAGTTCCGTCCCAGCCCTGCCTCACACAAACCAGcgagacacagagaggcactgCAGGAGCTGAGGGAGATGGTGGGACAGGTCAGCACTCTCATGGAGAGGCTCAGAATGACCTACGAGGAGGaggccagagaggaggcagagagacacagagagaccctCCAGCAGCTCA CTCACCTGGTGGACAGGTGCGATCCCTTCTtcggactccaagccaaatataCGTAG